TATATCGATACCGGCAGCCTGAAGCCCCTCAAATTTATACGGAACGTAGACGAGGGCGGGTATAAGGTGTACGAGAACGTGTCGTTCAACCAGACCGCCAACACGGCCACCACGACCAAAGGTCTGTTTAAGACGCCGCCTTGTATACAGGACGTCCTGAGTTCCATTTATTACGCACGGAACATCGACTTTGATGCCTATAAGCCCGGGGACAAAATCCCTTTTTATATGTTCCTGGACTCCCAGACGTATAATCTTTACCTCCGCTATATGGGGAAGGATATTGTCAACACCCGGTACGGTAAGTTTCACGCTATCAAGTTCAAACCGTTACTGATTGCGGGGACGATGTTCAAGGGCGGCGAAGGCATGACCGTTTGGGTCAGCGACGACCGGAACCACCTCCCCCTCCGGATCGAAAGCCCCATCAGCGTGGGGAGCGTAAAGGTGGATATGACGAAGTACCGAAGCCTGCGATATAGGTTGTCGTCGTTGATCAGCGTGCGCTAAAGATCTTTTAGCGCGAAGGTCTCCACTGCGCGGATTCCCTTCTCGGTGCGCCCGAGCGTACAGCATTCATTTACGGGATCGTGCTCGAAATACAGGATGTATTGGTTCTCCACGGCTTCCTCCAGGAACGCCTTTTTCTCCTGAAGTGTCGTCAGGGGGAACATATCGTACGCCATCACGTACGGCAGCGGGAGGTGGCCAACGGAAGGCAACAGGTCGGCCATATAGACGAGCGTCCGGCCTTTGTATTCGATCTGCGGCAGCATCATGGCGGCGGTGTGGCCGCCCACCAGGCGGACCTGGAAGGGCGCGCCCGCGTCCAGGAACCGCAACTGCCCGCTCTCTTGTATAGGGAGGATATTCTCGCGCAGGAAAGAGGCCTTCTCCCGGTCATTGGGATGCACGGCCCAGTTCCAATGCGTTTCGTTACTCCAATAGGTGGCCTTTGGAAAAGCCAGTTTCCCTCCGGGCAGCA
This region of Dinghuibacter silviterrae genomic DNA includes:
- a CDS encoding DUF3108 domain-containing protein, with amino-acid sequence MTRLRTCFLMTLLGITVSLKAGDDFCGIRNTAFSAGESVTFSVYYTFAGVYVWGGDAVFSVGLEEMNGHSVYHAVGDGKTNSFFDGIFKVRDRYESYIDTGSLKPLKFIRNVDEGGYKVYENVSFNQTANTATTTKGLFKTPPCIQDVLSSIYYARNIDFDAYKPGDKIPFYMFLDSQTYNLYLRYMGKDIVNTRYGKFHAIKFKPLLIAGTMFKGGEGMTVWVSDDRNHLPLRIESPISVGSVKVDMTKYRSLRYRLSSLISVR
- a CDS encoding MBL fold metallo-hydrolase, which gives rise to MRLYTLDTGFFKLDGGAMFGVVPKTIWNKTNPADTNNLCTWAMRCLLVEEGDRLIVIDTGIGTKQDERFFSHYYLHGDATLEKSLAAHGFTPNDVTDVFLTHLHFDHCGGAVLPGGKLAFPKATYWSNETHWNWAVHPNDREKASFLRENILPIQESGQLRFLDAGAPFQVRLVGGHTAAMMLPQIEYKGRTLVYMADLLPSVGHLPLPYVMAYDMFPLTTLQEKKAFLEEAVENQYILYFEHDPVNECCTLGRTEKGIRAVETFALKDL